A segment of the Nostoc sp. TCL26-01 genome:
AATCGCCTACCTGCTCAACTGGAGTTGATTTTACCATCGGATCAGCGCCTTCAGGAAACACTCCTACCATCTGCTTTGACTGCAATAATTGCTGTGAATGCACAAAAAAGCTTTGTTGACGCTGTTGATTTTCTGCTAGGGGAAAGCAACCTAGTTGACTTGTAACAATCTCTCGCAGGATAGGTACTTGTCCCATATAGTGATGGCAAGCAAAGCGAATGGGACTGGATAAAGCTGCCATTAAAACCAGTGCATCCATAAAACTGCGATGATTGCTCACTATTAACAAACTGGCATCTTGGGGAATGCGATCCTCGTAATAGGGGAACATTCTGGTTGAGAGTGCTGTTAAGAATGTGCGAGAAATATCTAAAGGACTATTGATACTCATAGCTCATCAATGTATTTTTTTGGCAAAATATCGCAGTTTATCTTGATATAATTTTTACATTTCTTTACCAATGCTATTACCGTCTTAAGATAGAAATGTCTTATGTGCAAAAGCAGCCACATCTAAGAGGTTGAGGATTTTGTATTCTTCGTTACCATAGACATCATCACTAGCATTTGCCAAAATTATGAGTAGTTAATTTCCATTTTTTCCTAAAAATTAGCCGGATTGATAGATATTACAAAATAATTCTTCAGCTAGGAAATTTGCTAATATTAAATTGTGGTTTGAAAAAAAGGTACTAATGTTATATAATTGCGTAGTTTTTCTCCATAAAAGTAAAATATAAAACGTTTTAATAATTTGATTTTTATTTTGCATGAATCTAGTGAATAAAACAAAAAATACATTTGCTCTGACAACTCCTCTGTATTATGTAAATGATGTTCCCCATGTTGGTAGTGCTTACACTACAATGGCAGCCGATGTCTTAGCACGGTTTCATCGGCTATTAGGACATGAGGTATTATTAATTACGGGTACAGATGAGCATGGACAAAAAATTCAGCGTTCAGCCGAGAGTTTAGGTAAAGCGCCGCAAGAGTTTTGTGATCAAATTTCTGCGGGTTTTTACTCCTTATGGGATTTGCTCAATATCAAATACGATCGCTTCATTCGGACAACATCACCACGTCATGAGGCGATCGTTAAAGAATTTTTTGAGCGCGTCTGGGCGGCTGGAGACATTTACCAAGGTCAGCAAAAAGGCTGGTATTGTGTATCCTGTGAAGAATTTAAAGAA
Coding sequences within it:
- a CDS encoding 1-acyl-sn-glycerol-3-phosphate acyltransferase, which gives rise to MSINSPLDISRTFLTALSTRMFPYYEDRIPQDASLLIVSNHRSFMDALVLMAALSSPIRFACHHYMGQVPILREIVTSQLGCFPLAENQQRQQSFFVHSQQLLQSKQMVGVFPEGADPMVKSTPVEQVGDFRRGFAHLALRSQVKDLAVLPVAIASLEEVNTTAFPLKFLSVFDPSEPLFNQSGWHPLVIYQRVAVLIGRPYWITPQHHKQYHGKQAKNVVTELTTHCHNEIASLLVQGCY